A stretch of DNA from Glycine max cultivar Williams 82 chromosome 18, Glycine_max_v4.0, whole genome shotgun sequence:
GTCTAAACACCAGTTGCCTTCTATCAAGTCCAATGATGCTAGACATATAAGGCATACTAGTTCCCTCTTAAAATTGGGcagaaaaatttattatataagagAGTTAATCATCTTTGAACTTCTGCTCACATAATTAGCGGTggatattttaaatactttatcagctaattgatgtttttcttcttatgcTCTGAAGAATTCATTCAAGTTGTCAGCATCTATGCGCTCTAATATACGTCGTGCTTCTTCCTCTGTTGCTGGTACTACATTGCGAAGTTTAAATCCATTTTTCATCGCCTTGGCTTCTGGACGGACAGTGAAAGAGAAGTGGAAAGTATTTGATACCTGTACTCACATAAAAAGAACAGAACAGACAAAGCTGATTACTATCTTCAATTAACTTGGGAAgttgcaaaaagaaaaagagcaaCTGAGTAATGGTTATGTATTGTCTAAAATGCAGGTCAGTAAAGACTAACCTCACTAGTACGCAGCTCAGGTCGTGTAACATGAGCAACAACTTCAACGTTGATAAGTGGCTGATCTGGATCGTGAACCTCCGTGTACAGAACACAAGATTTGAGACGCAAAAAGTCCCCTACATCAACCTGTTCAAGGATTCATTCTATGACAAATAAGACAGGCCAATtgtttgttttcattatttttgtccTTTTGAAACATTATATTGGTAAAACAAGTTTGAACAGGGGGATACGTTCCAGGGAAATAGAAGAGCAGAAATGCATTTGCAGGATCATAATGTTTGAAAAATTGTAAGCACACATAAGGTCTTAGAACGGTTACTCACACcatcacaaaattaaatgttgtATTTCACCCTGAAAAACATTGTCATAACTGTAATACTTCCCTCCACAGATATAAAACACAAATGAAACAGAAATTAGTCTAGATTTTGATTTCAATTCAAACAATTTGAAACTCCtgtatcatgttttttttgcaAGTAACTGTAGTTGAAGCATACAGAATCATGTATCagtcaaattttgaaattttttaaaagaatggaGAAAATACTCACAGGTCTTAAGAAATCAACATGATCAACTTCAAGAAAGCAAGGAGCTAATCCAGCAAAGGCATATGCTGTTGAGAAAGCCAATTCAAATGCACGATGCATCAAGAAACCTCCAAATATTCGACCATGGATGTTCCTTTGCTGTGGCTGGCATATTAAGGCATTCTCAAGGCTGGTATCCTTTAGAAGAATGCTGTTTCGGTCTGCTAAAGCTGGCATGTCACAGAAGATTCTTCCTTCAGCCAATAGGGCCCGAAGCCTATTTTTCTCCCCATTCTCAAAGTCCCTCTTTTCCCCTCCTCTTTTCGTTTTCCTCAAATTACTTCTTGCCTCAGCTTGTTCAAACAGAAGTTTTTCATGAGCATTTTCTGGTGAAAGTCGATTCACCGGAGCAGCTTTCCCAGTTTTTGAGTCCCGAGCAACAAATATGAAGTTGGCTGTCAGTGCTACTGAGTCTGAATCATTGCCCTCTGCACATATTTTGATGATGTATAAGTTGTAGAACAATtgtgattaaaatataaaatagaaaataatgggTATCAAAGGAAATTgtaagggaaattttttttaaaaaaaataaagattattcTATTATGAAGGTTTGTATAATTGTTACGTGGAGGATGCAATGAGAAACTTCTTTGGGTCTATGCAACACGATGAACACTGCTAGTGTTATGAATAAACCATCAATTACTCAATTTGTCAAGAATTTGTAAGCCCTAATAAATGTACCTTCATTGGACTGAGTAACCTCCAGTTGAATCTCTATTGAAGAGTGCCCAACCCATATAACAAAACCAACTATCTTGAGATCAATGTCAACACTAATTGGCTTCTTTAGTACAATCTTATCAACTGAAGCAGTGACAACTATAAGTGGCCTTGTTGTGCTAGCTTCATCAGAACAATGCTATTCCACAAACAAACAGCACATAGCACAGTAAAAAAATAGGTACATGAAATCTAGATTAAATAGAGACATTTTGCTCCAAATAAAATAGCAGAAGCAAGCTAGTCAAGTACCCCACCGACCCACTCAACTCAAACAACGCCCAAAAGTCTATTTACTACATATAAATGCCCAGTTCAGTTTcccaaatttaaattaatgttcATGTGAAAACTTCCTGAATACAAACAAGTATCAAACTACATTTGACCTACTACATAACAAACAAGTCATTCACCACAAAATGCCAATCATCAAAGTACAACCAAGTTTGAACTTCAAAACTCTACCTTATCATCAACATTTACAATTTTACACGACACTCAATCACATAATCATATACAAACAATACTCAGATACTCAATTcccacaagatttttttttttttttttgccaatcaGTTTGAAGTTCAACCCCATCATCATATACATCCCCACTTGACCCTATAATCACAAAACAAGCAATTCCCACATAACAAGAAATACCCACATAACAAATCCCcataaaaacacttaaaaacaaaaattgaaactttaagATGGAACCTTGACGGAAATAGTTCCAGCGAGGGCATCAAGATCTTCGAGCAACTTCCCAATTCGAACCTCATTCCAGGGATCCCTATACTGTTCTCTGAGCACGAAATCAGAGGAGAAGTTGTACAAGATGCTGGTCCTGCTCTGCGAGGGGGTTCTCGTGAGCAATTCACTCTGCGGAGGAGCGTCCCTGGGAGGGTCCAGAAGCCTCTCGAAAATATTGCTGCGAGCTTCCCATAGGGCGGTGGTCACCGGAGAATGGTACATCCCCGGCCACAGGGCGATGGGTTTCCGGTCGCCGGAGCTGTCCGCCGGCGGAGGGTTATCCGACGGCGCGGTGGCGGTTGCGAACGTGGAAGCGACGGGGATTGTTCCATTCACGGCAATTGTGTTGTTGGAAGGAGAGGAATTCAAATCCATTGGGTTTTTTTCAGTCTTAGGAGATTCCTTCTTCAACTTTTCTCTACTTCTGCAAGAAGAAATACAATCTTATTGGTGGTTATTGGTTAGTAGCAATATTAATGTTTCGGAAATATTAATGTTTTAAGAAATATTAGTAATagttaatttttccttttaaaaaaagtaatagttaatttttttagagtatttttaaaacattggtaagaTCTGTAAGGTATGTTTAGTTAGAAATGCAATGCTAACAGAGTAAAGAGAAAATGCCAAAGTAGAAGTatcaaaattaatgataatagaGCTGGTGAATGGTGCAAAGCGTGCCACAGATTTGGAAAGAAGAGGTCCACAACATTTACACTAGGGGACCCAAAGCGTGGTATTTCTTATATTGTAATTGCAACTTTAGTTGAATTAAAAGTGCAATTCGTAATTGCATTTTTCTGGTCCAATTTgacattttattatattgtaattGTGCACATTCGATCATCCATCGATGCAATGATCCAATTTTGATATTGTACGAGATTAAGAAGTGAGAAGGTAATTACCATAACCAgatttagaaataataataataataataataccacTCTTGGAATTGAAAATATTCCTCCCATATCTACATAACATGGGACTAATACGgtataattgaaattaatacCTTTAATTTCTAACTATAGAATTGAATTTCAACACTCCACCTAATAGATCACAAAATTTGAATCTAACGATttcacatatattttatttattttaaaataatttttaattttctgtaTACACAGACACAATAAAAAACAACCCGATATTTCCATGTTGGattggttcaattttttttgttttttttggaaaaagcaaaaagaaattttattaaagtcCAACTAAGCTGGTACAAGATGTACTAGGTTGGAACTAAACAATTGCAGA
This window harbors:
- the LOC100802368 gene encoding acyl-coenzyme A thioesterase 9, mitochondrial, giving the protein MDLNSSPSNNTIAVNGTIPVASTFATATAPSDNPPPADSSGDRKPIALWPGMYHSPVTTALWEARSNIFERLLDPPRDAPPQSELLTRTPSQSRTSILYNFSSDFVLREQYRDPWNEVRIGKLLEDLDALAGTISVKHCSDEASTTRPLIVVTASVDKIVLKKPISVDIDLKIVGFVIWVGHSSIEIQLEVTQSNEEGNDSDSVALTANFIFVARDSKTGKAAPVNRLSPENAHEKLLFEQAEARSNLRKTKRGGEKRDFENGEKNRLRALLAEGRIFCDMPALADRNSILLKDTSLENALICQPQQRNIHGRIFGGFLMHRAFELAFSTAYAFAGLAPCFLEVDHVDFLRPVDVGDFLRLKSCVLYTEVHDPDQPLINVEVVAHVTRPELRTSEVSNTFHFSFTVRPEAKAMKNGFKLRNVVPATEEEARRILERIDADNLNEFFRA